A window of Flammeovirga kamogawensis genomic DNA:
ATATTCTTTATGGCCGTTTTATTGAAGCTGAGTTACAATTGTCAGAATTGTTAAATATAATGGAACGATCTCATATGGAGCGTTCAGAATATTTTGCAAAGGCAACAGAAATGTCTGTACACCTAAATATAATGTTAGGAAGAGTAGACAGAGCAGAAGAAGTATTAAATAGAGAAATGACTTTATTAAATACAATACAGCTCGAAGAATCTGTATCTTATTTTAAAGGGTTAATAACTAAAGGAAGAATAATTCCCAAAAAATATGATGATAGAAGTGTTGTCAACTCATCTTTGATTAAACAAAAGGAAATTAAATCAGAATCGTACTTAAAAGGTTTAGTCACTAAGGGGCGTATTTTACCTGTAAAAACAAAAACAGAGAACCCTGGTAGTGTTTTTAAATCTGATACAACTTTAATTTATATCAATGAGCTACTAAGTAGAGCCAAGATTTTAGAAGCTAAGAAGAACTATGCTTTGGCCTCTGAATTATTGACTAACGTAGAAGATATGGTCATTCATAAATTCTCAGAAAAGCACCATGTACTCATCGAAATTTATCAATTACAAGGTGAAAACTTAGTTGGTTTAGGAAATAAAAAAGAAGCTTTAGATTATCTGAACAAAGCATTAAAAGTCTGTAATATATTAAATATCAATAATGATAAAATTCTTTATCTCAGCATTCAGAAAGCTATTGCAGAAATTTATCTTTCAGATAATGAATTAGAAAAAGCAAGTGCTTTATACGAGCAAATTAATTATAAGTCTTTAGAAAATAAACTGATAAAAACAGATTTTGAAGGTGACATTGCCTACTTGTATGCCTTACAAGGGAAGTGGAAAGAGGCTGAAGAAAAGATTATAAATGCAACAGAAGAACGTTTGGAATTTTACAGAGAAACATTAAACTATTCTAGCGAAGATGAAAAGCGTTTGTACTTACAAAAAACTAAAACACTTTTTGATCATTTCTATGCAATGATATACATGAAAGGGACTGAGTCTTCTGGAGAAATGTTATCACATTGTTATAATTTACAATTAGAATATAGAGACTTTTTCTTAACAGAAGGGCAAAAGCGTAAACAACAATTACTCGCTTTTAAAAAGGAAAGATTAGACCAAGGGTATCCGTCTTATTTAAATAAAATGTATTCTCTTAAATCTAATATTGCTACACTAAACTATATGAGTACTAAAGAGCGAAAAGAGATTGGTGTAAATTACTACAATGTAATGGACAGAATCAATAACTTAGAAAAAGTACTTGTTTATGCTGCAGATGAATACGAGGTAGCTGCAGAGGAGACAATAAATTGGGAGCAGATTCAGAAGAAATTAGGAGAAAACCAGGTAGCTATTGAAATCATTAAATTAAAAGGTTTTCAAACAAAGGAATCAAAATACATTGCTTTAGTTATAGATAATAAGTGTACTATCCCTACTATTGTTGATATAGGAGAAACAAAATTTTTAGAAACAGAAGCCTATTTTCAATATAGCAAGCAGACTACACCTTATTCAAGATCATTAGTTATGAAATCGACTAAAGGTATTGCAGATCCGTATGAGACATTCTGGAGTCCGATTCAAAATGTAATTGCAGAGAATCAAAAAGAGGTGTTTATATGTGCAGATGGTGTGTTTAATTTAATCAATTTAAATATTCTGAAAAATAGAGAAACGGGTAAGTTTCTTATTGAAGAAATGGATATTAAAATGATGACAAGTACAGGTGAGTTGTTATTAGAAACACAACAAACTTCTGATGAGAAAAATGCATTATTAGTAGGTAATCCTGTCTTTAATGATAATAAATTTGGTTCAAGATCTGAAAATACCAGAACGGTTGTGGATGCTGCAGAAGATGATGCATTAGAGTTTATGTTAGACCCTTTACCTGGAACAGAAGTAGAAGTTATAGAGTCTAGTAGGTTATTAAAAGAAAATGGTTGGGAAGTTGAAGCCTTAATGCAAGAAAAAGCAACAGAACTCTACCTCAAAAAAATGAAGAAATCACCTAAAGTTCTTCATATTGCAACACATGGTTTTTTTATTAATGAATTACCAAATTCTATTTCTGATAATGAATTACTACGTTCTGGTTTATTCTTTTCCGAAATTTCTAAAAGAAATCAACGTGATGCCAAAGAAATTTATTCTTCTGAAGTAGACGGTATCTTAACAGCGTATGAAGCAAAAGAAGTAAACTTAGACAATACAGAATTATTGGTATTATCAGCCTGCCAAAGTGGGTTAGCAGAAGTAACCGATGGAGAAGGAATATCTGGTTTACAATATGCATTTAGAATTGCTGGGGCAGAAACAATAATTATGAGTTTATGGAGTGTTGATGACTTTGCTACTCAAAAGTTAATGACTACTTTTTATAAAAAGTGGTTTGAAACAGGAGATAAATATCAAGCATTTAAAGAGGCACAACTAGTACTTATGAATGAATATAAGAAACCTTATTATTGGGGGGCATTTGTAATGGTAAATTAAAATAAAGTAGTTTAGTTAAAGCAGTATTTGGGCAATAGTTGTATCTTATAAGAATATAACTATTGCCTTTTTTATTTAAATCTTATGCGTAACCCATCTTGTATATATATAATTAAAAGAATAGTATTTCTGCACATTTTTTTATTGCATACTTCACAAGCCTCTTTTTCACAGACAACAACTGAAAACTATAATGTATCAATAGTAGATAATTACCGTCAATATGGAGAAATGGATAAGGCTGAAGCTTATATTGATGAGTGGATTGAGAGTATTGAGAAAGAAGGTAAGCCTAATTCTATAAAACTGGTAGCTCCTTTAATTTGGAAAGGAAGGATTATCAAAGAGAAGCAAGAATACACACGTGCCATTAAATATTTAAAACAAGCAATTGAAATTATAGATAAATCGGCAGGGTGGATGTACCCCGATTATATTATTGCTACAAACTATTTATTACTTATTTATATTCGTTTAGGAGACGATGTAAATGTTGATGTTTATATTTCATTAATAGAAACATTACAAAGAAAAACAATTGGAATAAACACAACTTATAATGCACATACTCTCTTTAATAAAGGTCTTATTGAGGTTGAAAGGAAGAATTATACAACTGCAGATACGTATTTCTTAGAAGCTATTGCAGTAGCAAAATCTATTGTTACACCATTTATTTATTTAAGAGATTATTCTATAATAGAGGTTTACAGAGCAAAGTTATTAAACAAACAGGGTAAATTTGATAAAGCAATATCAATACTAAAAAACTTAGAAACAGAACTGGAGCTAAACGATTTATCAAAATCAATAGTAACAGCTCGGTTATTAATAGTTTTATCGGATACTTATGTATTGTCACAACGTTTTAATCAAGCAATAGCAACATATAAAAAAGCAGAAAAGAAAGCAATAGAGGTATATGGAACCGAAAGTATTGCTTTAGCTAATGTATGGATTAGATCTAGTGAAGTTAATTTTCAACTTTCAAATCTTCCTGAGGTGAAAAATCTCTTAATCAAAGGGATTAATATTTATGAGAAAAATGGAATAAGAGATCAAATTTATCAAAAAGCAAAATTGCAATTGGCAAGTATGTATTTGTATACAGGTCATTATTCTCAATCTAAAAAAATACTAGAGGAGGTTGGTCATAGTATTAATCATTATGGAACAAACTATATTCATTATCTATCTGTTAAAGTAAGACAATTAAAATTTCAAGATAAGTTTATACATTCTGAATTAGACCTTTTGGAGTTATCTACAAGACTTAAAAACAACTATTATGAGTATCTCTATTCTTATATAGTATGTAGTAAATTAACCATTGAGTTTAATATTTTATATGATAGAATAGATAGGGCAAAACAGTACCTTGAGGGATATAAAAAGATAATAAAAAAGTCTTCTGTTCAACCCAATTTAATCAATCTATTTCAAGCATTAGTATTAAAAGCAAAAGGTGATAATGTAGAGGCACTAAGATTACTAAACTTAGTTCAAAATCAAATTATAGAATATTATTCTGAATATCATATTAGTTTAATTCAGGTAAAATATGCTATGGCAGAGATTTATAAAAGCCAAAATAAATCGATAAAAGTAATAGAACTCTGTGATGAAATAGAAGAGATTGCAATAAGAAATGAATATGCAAAAACAGAAACATATAGACTTAAAGCAAAGCTTTTTAAAGCAGAAGAATTGATTGAATTGAATCAATTAGTAATTGCTAAAAGTCAGCTAGAAGCTTTGACAAAAATTACTATTGGAATTCCTATTATTGAAACACAAATACTTAGTCAACTAGCGTATGTAAATGCTTTAGAAAAGAACTGGTTAGAAGCGGAAAAACTTATTATTAAGGCTACAAACCAAAGAATGTTATTTTATAATGAGGTATTTAAAAAATTATCTGAAGAAGAAAAGGTAATGTATCTAAGAAGTACAAATTCTGTATTTGCCATTTTTGATACAATGATCTTCTTAAGAGGAGAGAAGTCTTCTTCTAAAATGATTGAACAATGTTATAACATTGAAATTCGTTACAGAAATTTATTAAAAAATGAAGCAATATACTCCAAACAAAAGACTAATTTATTAGAGGAATATAGTGTTGAAAGTGGGCTTCCAAATTATATAGAAAAACTGAATGCTTTACGTTCAAGAATTGCAGCGATAAGTTATATGACAAAAGCTCAAAGAGATAGTTTGAAAATAAACCCTGTAAAAGAACTAGATAGAGTAAGGAATTTAGAGAAGTCGTTGTTAAGTGCGGCCAATACTTTTGCAAATACAGAAGATAATAAATTAGACATTACTTGGCAATATATACAGTCTAATTTGAGTGATAATGATGTTGTTGTAGATATTGTTAGGATAAAGGACTACAAAGGAAAGAATAGTAAATATTTTGCTTTAATAATAAATAAGCAATCTACTGCTCCGCAACTGGTAGATTTGGGTTATGCTAAATATTTAGATAAAGTGATGTATAATGAATATCAAAATTCTTTGCATATAAAGGCTGGAATCTATTCTCTTAATTCATCAAATGATAACGTTTACAACGCATATTGGAAACCCATAAAAAAAGTAATAGAAAATAGTGATATAGATCCACACAGAATATTTGTAAGTCCTCATGGAATTTATAGCCTTATAAATATAAATACACTCAAAAACCCAGAAACAGATAAGTATGTATTAATGGAAGATTATATTTTCTTAACCACAAATACGCTGAATATTTCTTCTGATTACAAACAAGAAAATATAAAGAATAAGAGTGCATTGTTAATAGGTAACCCCTCTTTTTCAATCAATAAAAAATCAAAGAAAATTACCCTAGATGAGCGGGATAGTTTAGGTTTTGAAAAAGATGAACAAGAGATGTTTACTCTATATAATTTACCCGGAACAGCATTAGAAATAGAAAATGTAGAAAAACAACTTCTGCAAAATAATTGGGATGTATCTGTTTTATTGGGAGAACAAGCTAGAGAAGAAGGTTTACTTAATTTAAATTATTCACCGGGTGTTTTACATATTGCAACACATGGATTTTTTGATAATTCAATTAATGCAGAGTACAATTTTATAAACAAGAGGTTATTAAAATCAGGACTTTACTTCTCAGAAATTAAAGCAAACAATAATAGTAATATTCAATCGAGGTATAATAGTGGTACAGATGGAATATTAACAGCTTATGAAGTTCGATCTTTAAACTTAGACAGTACAGAATTAGTAATTTTATCGGCCTGTCAAACTGAGAATATAACCTCTATTGATGATGATGGAATTTCTGCATTACTTTTTGCATTTAATGTAGCAGGAGCTAAATCTGTTATAATGAGTTTATGGAGTGTAGATGATTATGCAACGCAACAATTAATGACAACCTTTTATAAAAAATGGCTAATTTGTAAGGATAGAGATCAGGCATTTAGAGAAGCTCAAGTAGAAAGGATGGGAGATTCTTTATACAAGGATCCTTATTTTTGGGGTGGTTTTGTGCTCATTAATTAATTTTTTTAACGAAATTGGAATCTTTCTACTCAAGAACTAATATTTTGATAATATTGGCGTTATAACTGAAACACTAAGATTTTTTTAAACTAACATGGAAAAAATTAAAGCAATTATCACAGGAGCTACAGGTATGGTAGGTAAAAGTGTTCTTCTAGAATGCCTTGATAGTGATAAAGTGGAAAAAGTATTGATCATTGTTCGTGAATCAATAGGAATGAAACATCCAAAGCTAGAAGAGGTTATTCATAAAGACTTTTTTGATCTTACAGACATTATACCAAAATTGGTAGGCTACAATGCTTGTTATTTTTGCTTAGGTATATCTTCTGCAGGCGTTTCTATAAAGGAATACTCTCATATTACTTATGATTTAACATTACATTTTGCAAATATAATTTTACCACTCAATCCAGATATTTCTTTTTGTTATGTATCTGGAGCAGGAACATCTTCTAAAGAAAATTCGGCAACTGATTGGGCAAATGTGAAAGGTAAAACAGAAAATCAGTTATTGAAATTTCCTTTTAAGTCGGCTTATATGTTTAGGCCAGCAGTTATCCAACCCGAAAAAGGAGTAGAATCTAAGGTTTCTGTTTATAAAACTATATATAAAATTTTAAGGCCAGTTTTTCCGATATTAGACCGCCTTTTTCCTAAGTATGTCACAACATCTACACGTTTAGGTAAGGCTATGATTAATGTCGTAAATAAGGGTTATAAGACAAATATTATAGAAAATGATGATATAAATGCACTTTCTGCTGTATAGCAAAAGGTAGTATATATAGAAAATAGTATAGAGAGGATATCTTAATTTAGATATCCTTTTTTACTTTTAAAAAGTGAATGACTTTTTATTCATTTATGATTTTTTATGATTAATTCAGTAACCTATCAAAGAAAACTAGCGTTAATGTTTTCAAATCTTAACTATAAGTGAGCCGAAATACGGTTGACAAAAAAATAAAAACAAAAATTAACTATGAATACTAAACCGTCAAATGCTTATGTGTTAGCTTCTTGGGTAGCTATGGGAGCAGGAGTTTTAGGGTATCTAGTAGGTCTATTTAGAGCAGAAATGTTACTTAACGAAAAAGGCTATTATCTAGTAATATTATTATTCGCATTATTCTCTTCAATATCAGTTCAAAAATGTGTTAGAGATAAAGAGGAGTTTATACAAGTCACAAATTTATATTATAGCTTAAGTTGGTTTTCATTAATAATATCTATTGTTTTATTAGGAGTAGGACTCTGGAATGCAGATCTACTTCCTTCTGAAAAAGGCTTTTATATCTTTGGTTTCTTACTATCCCTATTTGGAGCAGTAACGATCCAGAAAAATACACGGGATATTCAAAAATACGAAAGTTCATAAAAAGAATAGGGCTACAGTTATTTAACTGTAGCCCTATTCTTTTTATAGGTTAACAATAACTCCATTTTTAGTCATTACCTCTAAATCTTTTTTTAAACTATCTATAGATTCTACCATATTATCTGATAAGTTGACTATTTCAATATTTTTAAAATGCTTTATATCAGACGGAAATGATGTGATTTTATTACCCGAAAGGTCTAGTTCTACTAAATTAGATAGGGATAAAATTGAATTAGGGAAATCATATAATTTATTATCTTGAAGATATAATACTTCTAATTTTTTTAAAGAGCTGAAATCAAAAATATATTCTAAATTATTGTGATGGGCATATAACTTTTTTAATTCAACAAGTGACTGCATTTCAACAGGTAGTGTACTTATCTGATTAAATGAAATATAAAGTGTATTCAACTTTGTAAGTTGCCCAATTTCTTTAGGTAAATGTGTAATTTTATTATGATATAAGTCTAATTCTTTTAGTTCAGTTAATTGAAAGAAGGATAATGGTAAATTCTCTATTTCGTTTTCATAAAGTATAAGATTATCAAGTTTTTGTAGTTGACTTAATTCACCTGGTACGATTTTAATATTATTTCTTGCCATTACAATACTTTCTAAATCCTTCATTCTTTTTATTTTAGGTGGAATTTCAAGTAGTTGGCATTCATTCATATTCAATTTTTTAAGCTTTTTCAATTTACCAATACTATAAGGATCTAGAGGTACAATAGTTTTGTTAAGTTTTAAACTTTCTAGATTTTTTAGATGTTGAATTTTCTTAGTGTCCTCTAACGGATTTTCAGTTAAAACTAATACCTTAAGATTTTTAAGTTTTCGTAATCCTTTTGGTAGTTTTGTTAAACTACACTGACTTAAATTAAGGTATTCGAGTTTTTTTAATTTCGAGAATCGAATTTTTGAAGATGATAAATCATTTTTAGACAGATCAAGGTATTTGAGCTTCTTAAGC
This region includes:
- a CDS encoding CHAT domain-containing protein, which translates into the protein MNNCNSQKWSLIIASVLLFCVNLNSYATDDREQKFYKDSLISLREKGKLDEALQLTEKNVAEVTKEFGATSIRMVIPLIDRGKIRLERQEFGKSAEDFNQSLKIMKNSTGWLYPDYAVALNYLISCSLRLGHFQSVKPLIEEVELIFEKTIGTDNINYSHTLFNKALFETLAGNYLDAEIHYFEAIEIAKNKTDLRTYFREFSIYEVYLADLYIQQYRNTEAIHILEFLYDNYKNQQLNNSSDATRILLLLGDANRKIEHFPEALFYYNQYESQVTKLLGEAHSAHAVGITRIAKVYVQQSKLNLAKSLLVKAESIYKKDETEKIRRLLVLLDLADVYIHLGNYAIANQHLELAKELGSSSSLPLYNIPLTSARLNILYGRFIEAELQLSELLNIMERSHMERSEYFAKATEMSVHLNIMLGRVDRAEEVLNREMTLLNTIQLEESVSYFKGLITKGRIIPKKYDDRSVVNSSLIKQKEIKSESYLKGLVTKGRILPVKTKTENPGSVFKSDTTLIYINELLSRAKILEAKKNYALASELLTNVEDMVIHKFSEKHHVLIEIYQLQGENLVGLGNKKEALDYLNKALKVCNILNINNDKILYLSIQKAIAEIYLSDNELEKASALYEQINYKSLENKLIKTDFEGDIAYLYALQGKWKEAEEKIINATEERLEFYRETLNYSSEDEKRLYLQKTKTLFDHFYAMIYMKGTESSGEMLSHCYNLQLEYRDFFLTEGQKRKQQLLAFKKERLDQGYPSYLNKMYSLKSNIATLNYMSTKERKEIGVNYYNVMDRINNLEKVLVYAADEYEVAAEETINWEQIQKKLGENQVAIEIIKLKGFQTKESKYIALVIDNKCTIPTIVDIGETKFLETEAYFQYSKQTTPYSRSLVMKSTKGIADPYETFWSPIQNVIAENQKEVFICADGVFNLINLNILKNRETGKFLIEEMDIKMMTSTGELLLETQQTSDEKNALLVGNPVFNDNKFGSRSENTRTVVDAAEDDALEFMLDPLPGTEVEVIESSRLLKENGWEVEALMQEKATELYLKKMKKSPKVLHIATHGFFINELPNSISDNELLRSGLFFSEISKRNQRDAKEIYSSEVDGILTAYEAKEVNLDNTELLVLSACQSGLAEVTDGEGISGLQYAFRIAGAETIIMSLWSVDDFATQKLMTTFYKKWFETGDKYQAFKEAQLVLMNEYKKPYYWGAFVMVN
- the yiaA gene encoding inner membrane protein YiaA, encoding MNTKPSNAYVLASWVAMGAGVLGYLVGLFRAEMLLNEKGYYLVILLFALFSSISVQKCVRDKEEFIQVTNLYYSLSWFSLIISIVLLGVGLWNADLLPSEKGFYIFGFLLSLFGAVTIQKNTRDIQKYESS
- a CDS encoding CHAT domain-containing protein, which codes for MHTSQASFSQTTTENYNVSIVDNYRQYGEMDKAEAYIDEWIESIEKEGKPNSIKLVAPLIWKGRIIKEKQEYTRAIKYLKQAIEIIDKSAGWMYPDYIIATNYLLLIYIRLGDDVNVDVYISLIETLQRKTIGINTTYNAHTLFNKGLIEVERKNYTTADTYFLEAIAVAKSIVTPFIYLRDYSIIEVYRAKLLNKQGKFDKAISILKNLETELELNDLSKSIVTARLLIVLSDTYVLSQRFNQAIATYKKAEKKAIEVYGTESIALANVWIRSSEVNFQLSNLPEVKNLLIKGINIYEKNGIRDQIYQKAKLQLASMYLYTGHYSQSKKILEEVGHSINHYGTNYIHYLSVKVRQLKFQDKFIHSELDLLELSTRLKNNYYEYLYSYIVCSKLTIEFNILYDRIDRAKQYLEGYKKIIKKSSVQPNLINLFQALVLKAKGDNVEALRLLNLVQNQIIEYYSEYHISLIQVKYAMAEIYKSQNKSIKVIELCDEIEEIAIRNEYAKTETYRLKAKLFKAEELIELNQLVIAKSQLEALTKITIGIPIIETQILSQLAYVNALEKNWLEAEKLIIKATNQRMLFYNEVFKKLSEEEKVMYLRSTNSVFAIFDTMIFLRGEKSSSKMIEQCYNIEIRYRNLLKNEAIYSKQKTNLLEEYSVESGLPNYIEKLNALRSRIAAISYMTKAQRDSLKINPVKELDRVRNLEKSLLSAANTFANTEDNKLDITWQYIQSNLSDNDVVVDIVRIKDYKGKNSKYFALIINKQSTAPQLVDLGYAKYLDKVMYNEYQNSLHIKAGIYSLNSSNDNVYNAYWKPIKKVIENSDIDPHRIFVSPHGIYSLININTLKNPETDKYVLMEDYIFLTTNTLNISSDYKQENIKNKSALLIGNPSFSINKKSKKITLDERDSLGFEKDEQEMFTLYNLPGTALEIENVEKQLLQNNWDVSVLLGEQAREEGLLNLNYSPGVLHIATHGFFDNSINAEYNFINKRLLKSGLYFSEIKANNNSNIQSRYNSGTDGILTAYEVRSLNLDSTELVILSACQTENITSIDDDGISALLFAFNVAGAKSVIMSLWSVDDYATQQLMTTFYKKWLICKDRDQAFREAQVERMGDSLYKDPYFWGGFVLIN
- a CDS encoding leucine-rich repeat domain-containing protein, which encodes MKLIFTILLIAPLFSFAQTRKEVKVIHQKQIDFYNQKKASQNEKIANFWDKIKNDNPEIYEQRILHLKNDSIRLSKKRDDNTQIVLKKLESLDINSHYIDLENSSLEEIPNQVFDMINIDTLKLTNHHFKTIPKKLNQLKKLKYLDLSKNDLSSSKIRFSKLKKLEYLNLSQCSLTKLPKGLRKLKNLKVLVLTENPLEDTKKIQHLKNLESLKLNKTIVPLDPYSIGKLKKLKKLNMNECQLLEIPPKIKRMKDLESIVMARNNIKIVPGELSQLQKLDNLILYENEIENLPLSFFQLTELKELDLYHNKITHLPKEIGQLTKLNTLYISFNQISTLPVEMQSLVELKKLYAHHNNLEYIFDFSSLKKLEVLYLQDNKLYDFPNSILSLSNLVELDLSGNKITSFPSDIKHFKNIEIVNLSDNMVESIDSLKKDLEVMTKNGVIVNL
- a CDS encoding Rossmann-fold NAD(P)-binding domain-containing protein, which translates into the protein MEKIKAIITGATGMVGKSVLLECLDSDKVEKVLIIVRESIGMKHPKLEEVIHKDFFDLTDIIPKLVGYNACYFCLGISSAGVSIKEYSHITYDLTLHFANIILPLNPDISFCYVSGAGTSSKENSATDWANVKGKTENQLLKFPFKSAYMFRPAVIQPEKGVESKVSVYKTIYKILRPVFPILDRLFPKYVTTSTRLGKAMINVVNKGYKTNIIENDDINALSAV